GACTGTTGACATGGCTACTTGCCTTCCTTTCCGGCGTCTTCCGCCTCAGTGCCCTGCTCGCGCTCGGCACGACGGCGTTCGGCGATGGTCAGACGGCGTTCGGCTTCGGCCTGGGCACGGCTGTTCTTGGCCGGCACCGGGGCGCCGGCGGTCACCAGATCCTCGGGTGTGCGGACACGGCCGGCGCCGCGGTACAGCGGCACGGCGCCCAGGTTCCGCGGGTCCAGACCGGAGAACCGGTGCCCTTCGCCGAAGAACTTGGTCTTGGCGAGCAGCTGCAGCGTCGGGTGCGTGAAGAGGAACACGACCAGAAGGTCGGCGAGGGCCGTGAGGCCGAGCGTGAAGGCGAAGCCTCGCACGTTGCCCACCGCCACGAAGTACAGCACGACGGCGGCCAGGAGGTTCACGGCCTTGGATGCCAGGATGGTGCGCTTGGCGCGGCGCCAGCCGTTCTCCACCGCGGCCACCAGACCACGCCCGTCACGCAGTTCATCACGGATGCGTTCGAAGTACACGATGAACGAGTCCGCCGTCTGGCCGATGGCCACGATCAGACCGGCCACACCGGCCAGCGAGAGGCGGTAGTTCTGCGCCCATCCCAGCAGGGTGATCGCCAGGTACGTGATGACACCCGCCACGACCAGGGAGGCCACGGTCACGAAACCGAGGGCCCGGTACTGGAAGAGCGAGTAGACGACCACCAGCAGCAGACCGATGAGGCCTGCGATCAGACCCATCTTGAGCTGCTCGCCACCGAGGGTCGCGGAGATCTGCTCCTGGGACTGGATCTCGAAGCTGATCGGCAGTGCGCCGTACCGGAGCTGGTCCGACAGGGCCTTGGCGCTGGCTTCGGTGAAGTTGCCCGTGATCTGCGGACGGCCATCGGTGATGACGGCCAGCGATCGCGGAGCGGACAGCACCTTGTCGTCCAGCACGATCGCGAACTGCGCGCGCGGATCGCTGCCGTTCTCGCCGCCGCCCGCGACGTAGAACTGGTTCAGACGCTGCGTGACGTCCTTGAAGATCTTGGTGCCCTGGTCGTTGAACTGGATGTTCACGGCCCACTCATTGGTCACGGCACCCTGACGGCCCTGCTGCAGACCGTAGGAGGACGTCACGATGTCCTGACCCTTGACCTCGACCGGCCCGAGGACGTACTTGATGGCAGGCTGTCCGTTCGCGGCCGGCTGGCACGTGACCAGCGGCTTGGTCGGATCGGAGCGCTTGACGCCACCCTTGTCCAGGGTCGAGCAGTCCATCGCCTCGAACTCCTTCAGCACAGGCGCCGTGATCCAGGCACTGTCGCTGGCGTCCTTCGGCGTCGTGGGCTTCGGGAGCTTGCTGGCGGGGGTGCGCTGCGCTTCGGGGACCGGCGTGCCGGCCCCCGCCGTGATGACCGGCCGGAAGTTCATGTCCGCCGACGCCTGGATCAGGTCGCGCTCCTCCTTGGTCGGAGTGCCCGGCATCGAGACGACCACGTTACGGCCGCCCTGTGTGCTGATCTCCGATTCGGAGACGCCGGAACCGTCCACACGCTGGCGGATGATCTCCACCGCCTGGTTGAGCTGCTCCGAGCTGACCGAGGCGCTGCCCTCGACACGCGGCGCCAGGATCATCTGGGTGCCGCCTTCGAGGTCGAGGGCGAGTTTGGGCGTCCAGCTGGATGCGCCGGATAACGCTCCCCCGGCCACGACTGCTGTCATGGCAAGGGTCAAAGCGACAAGCCAGAGCAGCGTTCTGCGCGCCACCCTTACGGGGCCGGTCTTAGCCATCTATGAGGTCCTTTGGGGCTACGTGGCAAGGCCACGGAAGGTGTTCAGGGGCTACTTGCTGTCGCCGTTCAGGCGCTTGAGAGTCTCTTCCGGCGTCTCGGCGGCGGTGCCGGGCGCGACGTCGTCCTTGACCGTCTCGGGGAGCTCGGCGGCCGGGGCGGTCTGCGCCTCGGTCACGGTCTCCTCGGCCGGCACGGCGGTCTCAGCGGCGGCCGGCTCGACGACCTTCGCGATCGCCTGACGGTGCACGGTGGCCAGGTGGCCGGGGGAAAGCTCCAGGACGACCTTGTTCTCCGCTTCATCGATGGAGCGGATGGTGCCGAACAGGCCGAAGCTGGTCATGACGTCGACGCCCGGCGCGAACTTGGACTGCATCTGCTGCTGCTGTTGCTGGGTCTTCTTGTTCCGGCGCATCATGAAGAACATCAGGACGGCCAGGGCGGCCAGCATCAAGAGCAAGGTGGGATCCACGGATCATTTCCAATCGTTGCGTTCAGGCAGGGGGTCGCCGCACCCGTGAAGGGGCGGGCGTCAACACAGTCTACGGGCAAAAACCGGGAGAACAGTGTCAAGCGGCCAGGCGCAGCGATGCCGGGCGTTCCCGCGTCAATCGCTGAAGCCGGACCCGTCGTCGTCCAGCAGAAGGGGCTGGAACGCCTCCTCCACGAGGCCCGCCGCGGCGAACTGCTCCCGGCCGAACACCCCGTCCGGCACCACGAAACCAAGGTGCGTCCAGGCTGCGGCCATCGCGATCCGCCCGCGGGGCGTGCGCCCGACCAGCCCTTCACGGACCAGGAACGGCTCGGCCACCGTCTCCACGGTCTCCGGCTCCTCCCCCACGGCGATCGCCAAGGTGGACAGCCCGACCGGGCCTCCGCCGAACTTCGTCACCAGGGCCTCCAGCACGGAGCGGTCCAGGCGGTCCAGACCACGCGAGTCCACTTCGTACATGTCCAGCGCGGCTCCCGCGGTCCGGGCGTCGATCTGGTCGATCCCGTGGACCAGGGCCCAGTCCCGCACCCGGCGAAGGAGCCGGTTGGCGATACGGGGAGTGCCGCGCGAACGGCCCGCGATCTCGCTGAACCCGGCGGAGGAGACCTTCAGGTCGAGGAGTCCGGCGGAGCGCCGCAGCACCAGCTCGAGTTCCTCCACGGCATAGAACTCGAGGTGGCCCGTGAATCCGAAGCGGTCGCGGAGCGGCCCGGGCAGAAGACCGGCACGCGTCGTGGCGCCGACCAGGGTGAACGGCGGAAGCTCCAGCGGGATCGCCGTCGCGCCCGCCCCCTT
This portion of the Arthrobacter woluwensis genome encodes:
- the ruvB gene encoding Holliday junction branch migration DNA helicase RuvB, translating into MPEDSLVRGCEEPEERVIEAALRPKNLDDFVGQARVRQQLKLVLEASRLRGKSADHVLLSGPPGLGKTTLAMIIAAEMNAPLRISSGPAIQHAGDLAAILSSLSEGEVLFLDEIHRMSRPAEEMLYMAMEDFRVDIVVGKGAGATAIPLELPPFTLVGATTRAGLLPGPLRDRFGFTGHLEFYAVEELELVLRRSAGLLDLKVSSAGFSEIAGRSRGTPRIANRLLRRVRDWALVHGIDQIDARTAGAALDMYEVDSRGLDRLDRSVLEALVTKFGGGPVGLSTLAIAVGEEPETVETVAEPFLVREGLVGRTPRGRIAMAAAWTHLGFVVPDGVFGREQFAAAGLVEEAFQPLLLDDDGSGFSD
- the secD gene encoding protein translocase subunit SecD, with the protein product MAKTGPVRVARRTLLWLVALTLAMTAVVAGGALSGASSWTPKLALDLEGGTQMILAPRVEGSASVSSEQLNQAVEIIRQRVDGSGVSESEISTQGGRNVVVSMPGTPTKEERDLIQASADMNFRPVITAGAGTPVPEAQRTPASKLPKPTTPKDASDSAWITAPVLKEFEAMDCSTLDKGGVKRSDPTKPLVTCQPAANGQPAIKYVLGPVEVKGQDIVTSSYGLQQGRQGAVTNEWAVNIQFNDQGTKIFKDVTQRLNQFYVAGGGENGSDPRAQFAIVLDDKVLSAPRSLAVITDGRPQITGNFTEASAKALSDQLRYGALPISFEIQSQEQISATLGGEQLKMGLIAGLIGLLLVVVYSLFQYRALGFVTVASLVVAGVITYLAITLLGWAQNYRLSLAGVAGLIVAIGQTADSFIVYFERIRDELRDGRGLVAAVENGWRRAKRTILASKAVNLLAAVVLYFVAVGNVRGFAFTLGLTALADLLVVFLFTHPTLQLLAKTKFFGEGHRFSGLDPRNLGAVPLYRGAGRVRTPEDLVTAGAPVPAKNSRAQAEAERRLTIAERRRAEREQGTEAEDAGKEGK
- the yajC gene encoding preprotein translocase subunit YajC, coding for MLAALAVLMFFMMRRNKKTQQQQQQMQSKFAPGVDVMTSFGLFGTIRSIDEAENKVVLELSPGHLATVHRQAIAKVVEPAAAETAVPAEETVTEAQTAPAAELPETVKDDVAPGTAAETPEETLKRLNGDSK